In one window of Mercurialis annua linkage group LG4, ddMerAnnu1.2, whole genome shotgun sequence DNA:
- the LOC126678278 gene encoding uncharacterized protein LOC126678278, with amino-acid sequence MDNYSFNWIVIYGSNSIGERQRLWSKLVDLSKSIRGPWFIQGDFNAVLCDEDRCCGTHLDYDHSYELSNCILAAGIKELRSVGCHFTWNNKQIGDNKIWRRLDRVFVNENVYDSNLRAHFDAIPAGISDHCPIVTIIQKDIRGNQRSLRFFNFCTTHSDFSSIIEEEWKNYRIVQKLKAISIRLSRINKAQFAKISNKVLIHRKRLNRIQIDIQKDPNNIYLMEEENVMARHFRYLLKCEQSFFKQKYRVQWLSLGDSNTKFFYNSIKARKMVNSIPLLKLDYGRIINSSEEIIKEMTSYFKLLFSKNDMGRSQISRNTISSGNVISNEDSTNPMKKVTMEEVKNVVFSIRSDKAAGPDGINGYFFKSYLEYYKR; translated from the coding sequence ATGGATAATTACTCTTTTAATTGGATTGTGATTTATGGTTCAAATAGTATTGGGGAGAGACAGAGACTTTGGTCCAAGCTAGTTGATTTGTCCAAGAGTATTAGAGGTCCTTGGTTTATTCAGGGTGACTTCAATGCAGTCCTTTGTGATGAAGATAGATGTTGTGGTACCCATTTAGATTATGATCATTCATATGAGTTAAGCAACTGTATTTTAGCAGCTGGGATCAAAGAATTGAGGAGTGTTGGATGCCATTTTACTTGGAACAATAAACAAATTGGGGATAACAAGATTTGGAGAAGACTTGACAGAGTTTTTGTAAATGAGAATGTCTATGATAGCAATCTTAGAGCTCATTTTGATGCTATCCCTGCAGGTATTTCTGATCATTGTCCGATTGTTACTATTATTCAAAAAGATATTAGAGGAAATCAGAGAAGTTTGAGGTTTTTTAACTTCTGTACTACTCATAGTGATTTTAGCTCCATTATTGAAGAGGAATGGAAGAACTACAGAATTGTTCAAAAGCTTAAGGCCATTAGCATAAGATTGAGCAGAATAAACAAAGCCCAGTTTGCTAAGATATCCAACAAAGTTTTGATCCATAGAAAGAGACTCAACAGGATTCAAATTGATATTCAGAAAGATCCCAATAACATCTATTTGATGGAAGAAGAGAATGTTATGGCTAGACACTTCAGGTATTTGCTTAAGTGTGAACAGAGTTTTTTTAAGCAAAAATATAGGGTCCAATGGCTTAGTTTGGGAGACTCTAATACTAAGTTCTTCTATAATTCTATTAAAGCTAGAAAAATGGTGAATTCTATCCCCCTTTTGAAGCTAGATTATGGGAGAATCATTAACTCTAGTGAAGAGATTATTAAAGAAATGACTAGCTATTTCAAGCTGTTGTTTAGCAAAAATGACATGGGCAGAAGTCAAATTAGCAGAAACACTATCAGTAGTGGGAATGTTATTTCTAATGAGGATAGCACTAATCCGATGAAGAAAGTCACTATGGAGGAAGTGAAAAATGTTGTCTTCTCCATTAGATCGGACAAAGCAGCTGGGCCTGATGGTATCAATGGGTACTTCTTCAAAAGCTACCTGGAATACTATAAAAGATGA
- the LOC126678279 gene encoding uncharacterized protein LOC126678279, translating into MKFDVDEMVKVPIWIQFPKLPWEFWSPTMLGRMASLSGKPMFTDQCTNDMSRLSYARVLVEMEVLKEFPHEVILEDEFGEQFVQRVVYEWRPPVCSKCRIMGHTDAGSKVIRKEQKEWVQKKADSDVFIVEKVVRSVNDKSNKAAVSSDVVSKESAGESSKTNVSPQPEASPIGDKGKGKTIVTRQQMNQSKVEIMPSGRLELLETKGSRESIFPQIGENVLETRVTRNNTGKIWKKMGLKGWKLINNNDVYEIGRIWVMYNEEKIKVLKTMICEQMIHCMIDRNGERIYSTFIYGENDGMNRRRLWENIQSVAQKTIPWVVLSDFNVILRNDDRIGGNLANATDCEEFQNCVDDTNLLELRWSGHHFTWTNNQQGEDMIWRKIDRVFVSVRWIHVIESEEKVLNPGLSDHSPLIVVFIEPVCHSFKPFNFFYMWTECDEFLEIVRKNDSGPCEGYKMYRVVSKLKRLKADLKLLNKVKFSNITTKVQNTKKLLEDIQSNIQKDPFNVILMDEEHDVFNHYKCLLRWEENFYKQKSRFQRIEPGNLKTSFFHKPLRQKTAINRIN; encoded by the exons ATGAAATTTGACGTTGATGAAATGGTGAAGGTGCCAATATGGATCCAGTTTCCCAAATTGCCATGGGAATTTTGGTCTCCAACAATGCTGGGGAGAATGGCTAGCCTCAGTGGAAAACCGATGTTCACTGATCAATGCACAAACGATATGTCCAGATTGTCATACGCTAGGGTGCTTGTAGAGATGGAAGTGCTTAAGGAGTTTCCACACGAGGTGATTCTGGAGGATGAATTTGGGGAGCAGTTTGTTCAGAGAGTAGTGTATGAATGGAGGCCCCCTGTGTGCTCAAAATGTAGAATTATGGGACACACTGATGCAGGATCCAAGGTGATCAGGAAAGAACAAAAGGAATGGGTCCAGAAGAAAGCTGATTCTGATGTTTTTATAGTGGAAAAGGTGGTGCGGAGTGTGAATGATAAGAGTAACAAGGCAGCTGTTAGTAGTGATGTTGTGAGTAAGGAGAGTGCTGGTGAATCGAGCAAAACAAATGTGAGCCCTCAACCTGAAGCTTCTCCAATAGGAGATAAAGGGAAAGGTAAAACTATTGTCACTCGGCAGCAGATGAATCAGAGCAAGGTGGAGATAATGCCTAGTGGGAGACTGGAATTATTGGAGACAAAAGGTTCAAGAGAGTCAATATTCCCCCAGATAGGGGAAAATG TTCTGGAAACAAGGGTGACAAGGAACAATACTGGTAAAATATGGAAGAAGATGGGTCTAAAAGGATGGAAGTTGATTAATAATAATGATGTTTATGAGATTGGGAGGATTTGGGTGATGTATAATGAAGAGAAAATTAAAGTACTAAAGACAATGATTTGTGAACAGATGATTCATTGTATGATTGATAGAAATGGGGAGAGGATCTATAGTACATTTATATATGGAGAAAATGATGGTATGAATAGGAGGAGACTGTGGGAGAATATCCAGAGTGTGGCTCAAAAAACTATTCCTTGGGTGGTGTTAAGTGATTTCAATGTTATTCTAAGGAATGATGATAGGATTGGGGGAAATTTGGCTAATGCTACTGATTGTGAAGAGTTTCAGAATTGTGTAGATGACACCAATTTGTTGGAGCTGAGATGGAGTGGTCACCACTTTACCTGGACCAACAACCAACAGGGAGAGGATATGATCTGGAGGAAAATTGATAGAGTTTTTGTCTCTGTTAGATGGATTCATGTGATTGAGTCTGAAGAAAAAGTCCTAAATCCAGGTTTATCTGACCATTCTCCCTTAATTGTGGTTTTTATTGAACCTGTCTGCCATAGcttcaaacctttcaattttttttatatgtggACTGAGTGTGATGAATTCTTGGAGATTGTTAGAAAGAATGACAGTGGTCCATGTGAGGGGTATAAAATGTACAGAGTGGTGAGTAAATTGAAAAGGTTAAAAGCTGATCTTAAGCTCCTCAATAAGGTCAAATTTAGTAATATTACTACTAAGGTTCAGAATACTAAGAAATTGCTTGAGGATATTCAAAGTAATATTCAGAAGGACCCTTTTAATGTGATTCTCATGGATGAAGAACATGATGTATTTAATCATTATAAATGCTTGCTGAGATGGGAGGAGAACTTCTACAAGCAGAAGTCTAGGTTTCAGAGGATAGAGCCAGGAAATCTTAAAACTAGCTTTTTCCATAAGCCCCTTAGACAGAAAACGGCTATTAATAGAATTAATTAG
- the LOC126678280 gene encoding uncharacterized protein LOC126678280 — MSLWGITKPLSASLNWRNLIKLRDEFKQGMVYNLGKGEISFWHDPWIEGKALVELYPSACISDADIPKNTRVKDVWRRGNWNFPDPFDEVTEGMWNMIAEKHSIQADREDSISWNFIKNRMFTIKSAMNHIRPQFDEVSWWKVMWRTGCVPRHSFIAWLAVKNKLRTRDKLKRWGTIDIDDCMTGSIFKKVLRACLINREVANWRREWSWFSRKTMGKSILAKIRRIAFMCVIYNIWRARNMIIFEKEDITEAMVTAIIRQEVMLKMFSRRSKSLMFYQLYQNWQRVVGNSLQTSASDKLCTIMTTWKQLKWVMGSPVPL; from the exons ATGAGTTTATGGGGCATCACTAAGCCACTAAGTGCTAGTTTGAATTGGAGGAACTTGATCAAGCTGAGAGATGAATTTAAGCAGGGGATGGTTTATAATCTAGGGAAGGGAGAGATCTCATTTTGGCATGATCCCTGGATTGAAGGAAAGGCATTGGTGGAGTTGTACCCTTCTGCCTGTATTTCTGATGCAGACATCCCTAAAAATACAAGGGTTAAAGATGTTTGGAGAAGAGGAAATTGGAACTTTCCTGACCCTTTTGATGAAGTAACTGAAGGAATGTGGAACATGATAGCAGAGAAGCATAGCATCCAGGCTGACAGGGAAGATAGCATCAGCTGGAACTTCATTAAAAATCGTATGTTTACTATTAAGTCTGCTATGAATCATATaagacctcagtttgatgaggtATCCTGGTGGAAAGTCATGTGGAGAACTGGATGTGTTCCAAGACACAGTTTCATTGCCTGGCTTGCTGTGAAGAATAAACTGAGAACTAGGGATAAGCTAAAGAGATGGGGCACTATTGATATTGATGATTGT ATGACTGGTAGCATTTTCAAGAAAGTGTTGCGGGCTTGTTTGATAAACAGAGAAGTTGCAAATTGGAGAAGGGAATGGTCCTGGTTTAGCAGGAAAACTATGGGAAAGAGTATCCTGGCTAAGATCAGAAGGATAGCTTTTATGTGTGTGATTTATAATATCTGGAGAGCTAGAAACATGATTATCTTTGAGAAAGAAGATATTACAGAGGCTATGGTCACTGCTATCATCAGGCAAGAAGTAATGCTGAAGATGTTTTCAAGGAGGAGTAAATCCCTGATGTTTTATCAATTGTATCAGAATTGGCAGAG GGTTGTTGGAAATAGTTTGCAAACCTCTGCCTCGGACAAGCTTTGTACCATCATGACTACTTGGAAGCAGCTCAAGTGGGTGATGGGATCCCCTGTTCCGTTGTAA